One window of the Anabaena sphaerica FACHB-251 genome contains the following:
- the ilvA gene encoding threonine ammonia-lyase, biosynthetic: MYCDYLVQILTARVYDVAQETPLENAPNLSNRINNKLLLKREDMQSVFSFKLRGAYNKMVNLPPDLLKQGVIAASAGNHAQGVALAARRLGTKAIIVMPVITPQVKINAVKARGGEVVLHGNNYDDAYAHARQLEAEKGLTFIHPFDDPDVIAGQGTIGMEILRQYQQPIHAIFVAIGGGGLISGIAAYVKRLRPEIKIIGVEPVDADAMSQSLKAGHRVRLSQVGLFADGVAVREVGEETFRLCQQYVDEIILVDTDATCAAIKDVFEDTRSILEPAGALAIAAAKAYAEREQIQGQTLIAVACGANMNFDRLRFVAERAEYGERREAIFAVTIPEEPGSLRQFCECIGNRNLTEFNYRIADNKEAHIFVGVQIENRADAAKIVDKFEASGLKTIDLTDDELTKLHLRHMVGGHSFLAHNELLYRFEFLERPGALMKFVGSMSPDWNISLFHYRNNGADYGRIVVGMQVPPHEMEQWQVFLDSLGYRYWDESQNPAYKLFLG, encoded by the coding sequence ATGTATTGCGACTACCTGGTACAAATCCTCACCGCCCGCGTCTATGATGTAGCCCAGGAAACACCACTGGAAAATGCTCCCAACCTCTCGAACCGCATCAACAACAAACTGCTGCTGAAAAGGGAAGATATGCAGTCCGTCTTCTCCTTCAAACTGCGGGGTGCATATAACAAAATGGTCAACCTGCCCCCAGACTTACTTAAACAAGGTGTGATTGCGGCTTCTGCGGGAAATCATGCCCAAGGTGTGGCCTTGGCTGCCCGTCGCTTGGGAACAAAAGCCATCATTGTTATGCCCGTGATTACGCCCCAGGTAAAAATCAATGCAGTCAAAGCACGGGGAGGAGAAGTTGTCCTACATGGCAATAACTATGATGATGCTTACGCCCACGCCCGTCAATTGGAAGCGGAAAAAGGGTTAACCTTTATACATCCTTTTGATGATCCTGATGTCATCGCAGGCCAGGGAACCATCGGCATGGAAATACTGCGACAATATCAGCAACCTATCCATGCAATATTTGTGGCTATTGGTGGCGGGGGTCTAATTTCCGGTATTGCAGCTTATGTAAAGCGGTTGCGTCCCGAAATCAAAATTATCGGTGTCGAACCTGTAGACGCTGATGCTATGAGTCAGTCTCTTAAAGCCGGTCATCGGGTGCGCTTGTCCCAGGTGGGTTTATTTGCGGATGGGGTAGCGGTGCGGGAAGTGGGGGAAGAAACCTTCCGCTTGTGTCAGCAATATGTGGATGAAATCATTTTAGTAGATACCGATGCTACCTGTGCAGCGATAAAAGATGTGTTTGAGGATACTCGTTCTATTTTAGAACCTGCTGGGGCATTAGCGATCGCAGCTGCTAAAGCCTACGCAGAACGAGAACAAATCCAAGGACAAACCCTCATCGCTGTTGCTTGCGGTGCTAACATGAACTTTGACCGCTTGCGTTTTGTGGCAGAAAGGGCAGAATATGGGGAACGTCGAGAAGCCATTTTTGCGGTGACAATTCCCGAAGAACCAGGAAGTCTGCGTCAGTTTTGTGAATGTATTGGTAACAGGAATTTGACTGAATTTAATTATCGCATTGCTGATAATAAAGAAGCACATATTTTTGTCGGAGTACAAATTGAAAACCGCGCCGACGCAGCTAAAATAGTTGATAAATTTGAAGCCAGTGGTTTAAAAACAATTGATTTAACCGATGATGAATTAACAAAATTGCACCTGCGGCACATGGTCGGTGGACATTCTTTTCTTGCACACAATGAATTATTATACCGATTTGAATTTCTCGAACGTCCCGGTGCATTAATGAAATTTGTCGGTTCTATGTCTCCCGACTGGAATATCAGCTTATTTCATTATCGCAATAACGGCGCAGACTATGGGCGAATTGTGGTAGGAATGCAAGTACCACCCCATGAAATGGAACAATGGCAAGTATTTCTTGATTCCTTGGGTTATCGTTATTGGGATGAAAGCCAAAATCCTGCTTATAAGTTGTTTTTGGGTTAG
- a CDS encoding type II toxin-antitoxin system HigB family toxin, protein MHVISRKKLREYCQEHADCCEALDDWYFTVSKADWGNLVEVQSVYPKAEAVGNLTVFNIKGNKYRLIANTIAKTLKPNKIVTISIGFQAYLRKLAIVLIASINYESQVIYIKYVLTHAEYDKDYWKNDPYF, encoded by the coding sequence ATGCACGTTATCAGCCGGAAAAAGCTCAGAGAATATTGTCAGGAACACGCAGACTGTTGTGAAGCTCTTGATGACTGGTATTTTACTGTTAGTAAAGCTGATTGGGGTAATTTAGTAGAGGTACAGTCTGTTTATCCCAAAGCTGAAGCTGTTGGTAATTTGACAGTTTTCAATATTAAAGGCAATAAATACCGTTTAATTGCCAATACTATTGCCAAAACCCTGAAACCTAATAAAATCGTGACGATATCAATAGGGTTTCAGGCATATTTGAGAAAATTGGCAATAGTATTGATTGCTAGTATTAATTATGAGAGCCAGGTCATCTATATTAAATATGTCTTAACTCATGCAGAATATGACAAAGACTACTGGAAAAATGACCCTTACTTTTGA
- a CDS encoding helix-turn-helix domain-containing protein, whose product MTLTFDSEVYSKLLSQSQPRVIKTEEENDRLLAVVEDLLSRSHLTPEENALLELLVRLIEDFENQHYQLNVSTPRSRILHLLEARDLEIGDLVPVLGSSELIAKVISGEVGLTQEQAEMLGHFFHVDGSLFVVK is encoded by the coding sequence ATGACCCTTACTTTTGATTCAGAAGTTTACAGCAAATTACTTTCTCAGTCTCAACCGCGAGTTATAAAAACTGAGGAAGAAAATGATCGGCTTTTGGCAGTTGTGGAGGATTTGCTTTCTCGTTCTCATCTGACACCAGAAGAAAATGCGTTATTGGAATTATTAGTAAGACTAATTGAAGATTTTGAAAATCAACATTATCAGCTAAATGTTTCTACCCCTCGTTCGAGAATTTTGCATTTATTGGAAGCGCGGGATTTAGAAATAGGTGATTTAGTTCCTGTTTTGGGTTCGAGTGAGTTAATCGCTAAAGTAATTAGTGGTGAGGTGGGTTTGACACAGGAACAAGCTGAGATGTTAGGACACTTTTTTCACGTTGATGGAAGTTTATTTGTTGTAAAATGA
- a CDS encoding winged helix-turn-helix domain-containing protein: MQETQRQILHLILSAKEGISDQQIVEKLGKKLQEVRFHLDELSEGGFINLLSGSTFDDDFYLAVSLTPRGHMVFEKLISLDDKINSKSSKPQSYRSMPNNQYNIKAELVQITEQNFGEVIGKKYANDPQFKEALAEIIQILNNLKSQNQNATEAQAEDIIEAEFKEIQTNQPKKWQLLRRQLLNRERWFNGGKSALSEVAKHYVDSNVFYKAGLAFLDGFSADEEDI; encoded by the coding sequence ATGCAGGAAACTCAACGTCAGATTTTGCACCTAATTCTTTCTGCTAAAGAAGGAATCAGCGACCAACAGATTGTAGAAAAATTAGGTAAAAAACTCCAGGAAGTTCGTTTCCATTTGGATGAACTCAGTGAAGGTGGTTTTATTAATCTCCTTTCTGGCTCAACTTTCGATGATGATTTTTACTTGGCTGTGTCACTTACTCCAAGAGGACACATGGTTTTTGAAAAACTGATTTCCCTAGATGACAAAATAAATTCTAAATCAAGTAAACCACAATCTTATAGAAGTATGCCTAATAATCAGTACAATATTAAAGCGGAATTAGTTCAGATTACCGAGCAAAATTTTGGTGAAGTCATCGGTAAAAAATATGCCAATGATCCTCAGTTTAAAGAAGCATTGGCTGAAATTATTCAAATACTCAATAACCTAAAATCACAGAATCAAAATGCTACTGAAGCACAAGCTGAAGATATCATCGAAGCAGAATTTAAAGAAATTCAAACTAATCAGCCAAAGAAATGGCAGTTGTTAAGAAGACAGCTATTGAACCGTGAACGCTGGTTCAATGGTGGTAAATCAGCTTTAAGTGAAGTAGCAAAACATTATGTAGATAGCAATGTTTTTTATAAAGCAGGATTAGCTTTCCTCGACGGTTTTAGTGCTGATGAGGAGGATATATAA
- the speB gene encoding agmatinase SpeB, with product MSNQIQDYNPSGIAAINGNLLGLPDDYDSANLIVFAVPWEVTVSYGAGTANAPQRILDASYQIDLFDFDNPDGWKQGIYLVEIPQEILDKNNYYRQQAAKIIARQSEGKAITESPDLTPILTEINQAGEQVNQWLFTQCQQAMSQGKKVAVIGGDHSSPLGYFQALANQYPDFGILHIDAHADLRDAYEGFEFSHASIMFNALKIPQISKLVQVGLRDICIDEVEIINGSNNRVVAYYDSAIKQQQYAGKTWIDLCQEIVSNLPENVHISFDVDGLDPKLCPNTGTPVPGGLELEQVYCLFREVVKSGRKIIGFDVNEVGDAEWDGNVGARIVYKLANLLDLSQKKN from the coding sequence ATGAGTAACCAAATCCAAGACTACAATCCTAGCGGTATAGCTGCAATTAATGGTAATCTATTGGGTTTACCTGACGATTATGATTCGGCTAATTTAATTGTCTTTGCTGTACCTTGGGAAGTCACGGTTTCTTACGGTGCAGGAACAGCAAATGCACCACAACGAATTTTAGATGCTTCTTATCAAATAGATTTATTTGATTTTGATAATCCTGATGGTTGGAAACAGGGAATTTATTTAGTAGAAATTCCTCAAGAGATTTTAGATAAAAATAACTATTATCGTCAACAAGCAGCTAAAATAATTGCCAGACAATCGGAAGGTAAAGCAATCACAGAATCACCAGATTTAACACCTATACTCACAGAAATTAATCAAGCTGGTGAACAGGTAAATCAATGGTTGTTTACTCAATGTCAGCAAGCAATGAGTCAGGGTAAAAAAGTTGCTGTTATTGGTGGTGATCACAGTTCACCTTTGGGTTATTTCCAAGCTTTAGCAAATCAATATCCCGACTTTGGTATTTTGCATATTGACGCACACGCAGATTTACGGGACGCTTACGAAGGATTTGAATTTTCCCATGCGTCGATTATGTTCAATGCGCTGAAAATACCGCAAATTTCTAAGTTAGTTCAGGTGGGTTTGCGAGATATTTGTATTGATGAAGTGGAAATAATTAATGGTTCTAATAATCGGGTTGTTGCTTATTATGATTCAGCGATCAAACAACAACAATATGCTGGTAAAACTTGGATTGATTTATGTCAGGAAATAGTAAGTAATTTACCTGAAAATGTGCATATTAGTTTTGATGTTGATGGTTTAGATCCTAAACTCTGTCCAAATACAGGAACTCCGGTTCCGGGAGGGTTGGAATTAGAGCAGGTTTATTGTTTATTTAGGGAAGTTGTGAAGAGTGGGAGAAAGATTATTGGGTTTGATGTAAATGAAGTTGGTGATGCAGAATGGGATGGTAATGTAGGTGCGAGAATAGTTTATAAGTTGGCGAATTTGTTGGATTTATCTCAGAAAAAAAATTGA
- a CDS encoding efflux RND transporter periplasmic adaptor subunit encodes MNDFLTQKIPYPQFWRIACISGILVNIIFAVSPAKVLAHAGHNHEFKTDTEITTPEGISVDAQTAKRIGIIVKPVKPQFLSIGIKTTGKIETLPNQKVPVTPPIEGKVVELLVKPGAVVKKGETVAVLSSSDLAELRVNSQEKRAEAQANLQQAQADFQLAQQNLERQRQIAKAEINQAQTELRVAQEQYDRDRTLVQDGALPRRQMLESEAHLAEGKSQLTKASSRREVIEAEAQLKRAQASVEVAKSRIQLSSAAYNARLQQLGTLANSQGLVTVIAPISGIVAETPVTLGETVTVDADSKPLMTIVNDNLVYATANIYEKDLKKIKKGQQIRVTVASLPNQTFSGRINLIGAVVEDEKRVIPVKAELVNSSGVLKPGMFAELEVLTDKTANAVIAIPSQAVVDVNSKQVVYVQNGENYQPVEVVLGESSGNLVEVNSGLFAGDLLVTQGAMQLYAQSLRGGNKEKESKSESLETSRGGVSPPLPWWWVLPAGGVLTVGSFWVGRRSSVSNRRDAEDAEREVESVG; translated from the coding sequence ATGAATGACTTCTTAACACAGAAAATACCGTATCCGCAATTTTGGCGTATTGCTTGTATATCTGGGATACTTGTAAATATTATTTTCGCAGTTAGTCCAGCCAAAGTTTTAGCACACGCTGGACATAATCACGAGTTTAAAACTGATACAGAAATTACTACCCCAGAAGGAATTAGTGTTGATGCTCAAACAGCTAAACGCATAGGAATTATAGTTAAACCTGTAAAGCCGCAATTTCTATCAATTGGTATCAAAACAACTGGAAAAATTGAAACTTTACCAAATCAAAAAGTACCAGTTACACCACCAATTGAGGGTAAAGTTGTGGAGTTATTAGTTAAACCTGGTGCTGTGGTAAAAAAAGGTGAAACTGTCGCGGTTTTATCAAGTTCTGATTTAGCAGAGTTGCGGGTGAATTCCCAAGAAAAACGTGCGGAAGCACAAGCAAATTTACAACAAGCACAAGCTGATTTCCAGTTAGCACAACAAAATTTAGAACGTCAGCGACAAATTGCCAAAGCGGAAATTAATCAAGCACAGACTGAACTGAGGGTAGCACAGGAACAATACGATCGCGATCGCACTTTAGTCCAAGATGGTGCGCTTCCCCGTCGTCAAATGTTAGAGTCAGAAGCACATTTAGCCGAAGGTAAATCCCAACTTACCAAAGCTTCCAGTCGTCGAGAAGTTATCGAAGCCGAAGCGCAATTAAAACGCGCTCAAGCATCGGTGGAAGTTGCTAAATCTCGAATTCAACTCAGCAGTGCTGCTTATAATGCGCGGTTACAACAATTGGGAACTTTGGCTAATTCTCAAGGATTAGTAACAGTAATTGCGCCAATTTCTGGCATAGTTGCAGAAACACCAGTGACATTAGGAGAAACGGTGACAGTTGATGCTGATAGCAAACCATTAATGACTATTGTTAATGATAATCTGGTATATGCTACAGCAAATATTTATGAAAAAGATTTGAAAAAAATAAAAAAAGGTCAACAGATTAGAGTTACAGTTGCTAGCTTACCAAATCAAACTTTTTCAGGACGCATTAATTTAATTGGTGCGGTGGTGGAAGATGAAAAGCGGGTGATTCCGGTGAAAGCAGAATTAGTTAATTCTAGCGGTGTTTTGAAACCGGGGATGTTTGCAGAATTAGAAGTTTTAACAGATAAAACCGCAAATGCAGTTATAGCAATTCCTTCTCAAGCAGTTGTAGATGTGAATAGTAAGCAGGTGGTTTATGTGCAGAATGGGGAAAATTATCAACCTGTAGAAGTAGTTTTGGGGGAAAGTTCGGGGAATTTGGTTGAGGTGAATTCGGGGTTATTTGCGGGTGATTTGTTAGTAACTCAAGGTGCTATGCAATTATACGCGCAATCTTTGCGGGGTGGTAATAAAGAGAAGGAATCTAAATCTGAAAGTTTGGAAACCAGTAGGGGTGGGGTTTCCCCACCCTTACCGTGGTGGTGGGTTTTACCTGCTGGGGGAGTGTTGACGGTTGGTAGTTTTTGGGTGGGTAGAAGAAGTTCTGTATCGAACCGCAGAGACGCAGAGGACGCAGAGAGAGAAGTTGAGAGTGTGGGGTAA
- a CDS encoding efflux RND transporter permease subunit, which produces MLSAVIKWAIARRWLVIMGAIVVTVWIFQTIIQMPLDVFPNFAPPQVEIQVEAPGLAPEEVESLVTLPIESAINGTPGVTTVRSSSAAGISVVKIIFNWETDIYQARQLVTERLQQAQSKLPEGVETPQISPITSPVGTVLQYAFTAKNTPLMEVRRIVDWQVTNRLLAVPGVSQVVAYGGDVRQYQVLIDPNKLAAFGVSLKQVNEAVTAANINAPGGYLIDSDREKLIRGIGRIESIEDLQQSVITARNGTPVRISDVADVQIGAAIKRGDGSFNGEKAIIVMINKQPLADTPTVTRAIEAAMAEIKTSLSEDITVTATFRQENYIDSSIENVRAALIEGSIIVAIILIPFLMNWRNLAVCLTALPLSLLLGVMALNWLGQGLNTMTLGGLAVAIGSAVDDAIVDAENVYRCLRENKYSTHSRPVLEVVFDGCQEVRDSVFGATIITIVVFSPIFALTGVEGSIFIPMGIGYLVAVLASSVTALTVTPALCAILLPHGRLPEKEPWVARFFKQLYHPLLKFSLRRSSIIISLAVASLIAAIIIVPSLGRVFLPEFQEQTLVNTLTLYPGVSLEATNRAGFAIQDALKNDPRFPYVQLRSGRAPGDADAAGVNLAHLDIELSQEGMKHREKSLEKLREELNKLLGVAPNIGGFISHRMDEVLSGVRSAIAVKIFGTDLAQLRIIAKQVNDVMKTVEGIVDLQLEPQVPIAQIQIKFDRVAASRYGLTIGEISEYIETALNGKVVSQVLEKQQTFDLLVWIKPEMRQNLEAISNILIDTSSGEKIPLSQVAIIKNGTGPNTINRENVSRLIVVAANAKGRDLRSVVNEIKAKVQQKVQIPNSDYYIAYAGQFEAEEKATQNILIFSAIAFVAITVIMYISVKSIPSTIMIMINLPLALVGGVIAVAVTGGIISIASLVGFVTLFGVATRNGLLLVDNYNSKLAEGILLKEVLIQGSLERLNAILMTAFTSALGLAPLVFEGGAGKEILQPLSVVVLGGLFTSTALTLLVIPALYAQFGRFVVSNHRNTEYTKKNKEEFYEVS; this is translated from the coding sequence ATGTTAAGTGCTGTAATTAAGTGGGCGATCGCTCGGCGTTGGTTGGTTATTATGGGTGCCATAGTCGTCACCGTTTGGATTTTTCAAACTATTATCCAAATGCCTTTGGATGTGTTTCCAAATTTTGCACCTCCTCAAGTGGAAATTCAAGTGGAAGCACCAGGTTTAGCACCGGAAGAAGTAGAATCTTTGGTGACTTTACCAATTGAAAGTGCAATTAATGGGACTCCTGGTGTAACTACGGTACGTTCTTCCAGTGCAGCAGGAATTTCTGTTGTGAAGATAATTTTTAATTGGGAAACTGATATTTATCAAGCTAGGCAATTAGTTACTGAAAGATTACAACAAGCTCAGAGTAAGTTACCAGAAGGCGTAGAAACACCGCAAATTTCACCTATTACTTCTCCAGTAGGAACGGTTTTACAATATGCTTTTACTGCCAAAAATACGCCGTTAATGGAAGTCAGGCGGATTGTAGATTGGCAAGTCACAAATCGTTTATTAGCTGTTCCGGGAGTTAGTCAAGTTGTTGCTTATGGTGGAGATGTTAGGCAATATCAAGTATTGATTGACCCCAATAAATTAGCAGCTTTTGGAGTTTCTTTAAAACAAGTTAATGAAGCTGTTACAGCCGCAAATATAAATGCTCCTGGTGGTTATTTAATTGATTCAGATCGAGAAAAATTAATTCGGGGAATTGGCAGAATTGAATCAATAGAAGATTTACAACAATCAGTGATTACTGCTCGTAATGGTACACCAGTGAGAATATCAGACGTAGCAGATGTCCAAATTGGTGCAGCTATTAAACGAGGGGATGGCAGTTTTAATGGTGAAAAGGCAATTATTGTCATGATTAATAAACAGCCTTTAGCTGATACACCAACTGTCACCCGTGCAATTGAAGCAGCAATGGCAGAAATTAAAACTAGTTTATCTGAAGATATTACAGTTACAGCCACATTTCGCCAAGAAAATTATATAGATTCCTCTATTGAAAATGTCCGCGCAGCATTAATCGAAGGAAGTATTATCGTTGCTATTATTCTAATTCCTTTTTTAATGAATTGGCGAAATCTCGCTGTTTGTCTCACCGCCTTACCACTATCTTTATTATTAGGAGTCATGGCGCTCAATTGGTTGGGACAAGGTTTAAATACTATGACTTTAGGCGGTTTAGCTGTCGCAATTGGTTCAGCAGTTGATGATGCGATAGTTGATGCAGAAAATGTTTATCGTTGCTTACGAGAAAACAAATATTCGACCCATTCCCGTCCAGTTTTAGAAGTGGTTTTTGATGGTTGTCAAGAAGTTAGAGATTCTGTCTTTGGTGCAACTATCATTACTATAGTTGTCTTTTCTCCCATTTTTGCTTTAACAGGAGTGGAAGGAAGTATATTTATTCCCATGGGAATTGGTTATTTAGTTGCTGTATTAGCTTCTAGCGTTACCGCTTTAACTGTGACTCCCGCTTTATGCGCCATTTTGCTTCCTCACGGGAGATTACCAGAAAAAGAACCTTGGGTAGCAAGATTTTTTAAACAGCTTTATCACCCATTACTAAAATTTTCTCTACGTCGTTCTTCTATTATTATCTCACTAGCTGTTGCCAGTTTAATTGCTGCTATTATTATTGTTCCTAGTTTAGGAAGAGTATTTTTACCAGAATTCCAAGAACAAACTTTGGTGAATACCTTAACTTTATATCCAGGTGTATCTTTAGAAGCTACAAATAGAGCAGGTTTTGCTATTCAAGATGCACTCAAGAATGATCCCAGATTTCCCTATGTCCAATTGCGTTCTGGACGTGCGCCAGGTGATGCTGATGCTGCTGGTGTGAATTTGGCACATTTGGATATTGAATTAAGTCAAGAAGGAATGAAACACAGGGAAAAATCTTTAGAAAAGCTACGAGAAGAACTGAATAAATTACTGGGAGTTGCACCAAATATTGGCGGTTTTATTTCTCATCGTATGGATGAAGTTTTGTCTGGAGTCAGAAGTGCTATAGCCGTGAAAATTTTCGGAACGGATTTAGCACAACTCCGCATCATTGCCAAACAAGTTAATGATGTCATGAAAACAGTAGAAGGGATTGTTGATTTACAACTAGAGCCTCAAGTACCAATTGCACAAATTCAAATTAAATTTGATCGAGTAGCCGCAAGTAGATATGGTTTAACTATCGGTGAAATTTCTGAATATATTGAAACTGCGCTAAATGGAAAAGTCGTTTCTCAAGTTTTAGAAAAACAGCAAACTTTTGATTTACTCGTTTGGATAAAACCAGAAATGCGACAAAATTTAGAAGCAATTAGTAACATTTTAATTGATACTTCCAGCGGTGAGAAAATTCCTTTATCCCAAGTTGCGATTATTAAAAATGGAACGGGACCTAATACAATCAACCGTGAGAATGTTTCCCGTTTAATTGTTGTTGCTGCAAATGCTAAAGGTAGAGATTTACGTTCTGTAGTTAATGAAATTAAAGCCAAAGTTCAGCAAAAAGTACAAATTCCTAACAGTGATTATTATATAGCATATGCTGGACAATTTGAAGCTGAAGAAAAAGCAACACAGAACATTTTAATTTTTAGCGCCATAGCTTTTGTAGCTATTACAGTAATTATGTATATTTCTGTGAAATCCATCCCTTCAACAATCATGATTATGATTAATCTACCATTAGCATTAGTAGGAGGTGTAATTGCTGTTGCTGTGACAGGAGGAATTATTTCAATTGCTTCATTGGTCGGTTTTGTGACATTATTTGGTGTAGCTACTAGGAATGGTTTGCTACTGGTAGATAATTACAACAGCAAATTAGCTGAAGGTATACTCTTAAAAGAAGTTTTAATTCAAGGTTCTCTGGAAAGATTGAATGCTATTTTAATGACAGCTTTTACCTCTGCTTTAGGTTTAGCACCATTAGTTTTTGAAGGTGGTGCTGGTAAGGAAATTTTACAACCCCTTTCTGTGGTGGTGTTAGGTGGTTTGTTTACTTCTACGGCGTTAACGTTGTTAGTTATTCCGGCTTTATATGCTCAGTTCGGTAGGTTTGTAGTATCGAACCACAGAAATACAGAGTACACAAAGAAAAACAAAGAGGAGTTTTATGAAGTTAGTTAG
- the rppA gene encoding two-component system response regulator RppA — protein sequence MKIILVEDEPDLGAAIKQTLNQEAYVVDWLLDGNEAWNYLETESTQYALAILDWLLPGLSGLELCKKLRSTNSPLPVLMLTAKDRMEDKVMGLDAGADDYLVKPFGMAELLARLRALQRRSPQIQTKKIQLKNFTLDYGTRTLYYQTLEIPLTNKEFQLLEYFFKHPNQIITRDQIINQLWELGEEPISNVVAAQMRLLRRKLEEKGCIPLIETVYGLGYRLNLGG from the coding sequence ATGAAAATCATCCTAGTCGAAGATGAACCAGATTTAGGTGCAGCTATCAAACAAACCCTAAATCAAGAAGCCTATGTAGTAGATTGGTTATTAGATGGTAACGAAGCTTGGAACTACTTAGAAACCGAATCAACACAATACGCCCTAGCTATATTGGACTGGTTACTTCCTGGTTTATCAGGCTTAGAATTATGTAAAAAATTAAGGTCAACGAATAGCCCCTTACCAGTTCTAATGCTCACAGCAAAAGACCGCATGGAAGATAAAGTCATGGGTTTAGATGCTGGTGCAGATGATTATTTAGTCAAACCATTTGGAATGGCTGAACTATTAGCAAGACTACGCGCGTTACAAAGACGCTCACCGCAAATACAGACCAAAAAAATTCAATTAAAAAACTTTACTTTAGATTACGGTACTCGGACACTTTATTATCAAACTCTAGAAATTCCTCTGACTAATAAAGAATTTCAATTATTAGAATATTTTTTTAAACATCCCAATCAAATTATTACCCGTGACCAAATCATTAATCAACTTTGGGAATTAGGAGAAGAACCTATAAGTAATGTAGTAGCGGCGCAAATGCGGTTGTTGAGACGCAAGTTAGAAGAAAAAGGTTGTATTCCTTTAATTGAAACTGTTTATGGTCTTGGATATCGTTTAAATTTAGGTGGTTGA
- a CDS encoding WD40 repeat domain-containing protein, with product MYQTDPKETGKFKKPLLIGTGVLLLALIGIEIYSYTRYGVLANPISVINAYLSEKTLRGDFGYVNSVAISADGKTVARGVGFIIGRKDDETITLWNVATGKKIYTLKGHFDTVNSLAFSPDSKTLASANGDKTIKLWNLETGSEIRTIKGHSDSVSSVGFSPDGKTLASASDDKTIKLWNVETGEEIRTLKGHSSSVSSVTISPDGKTLASGSFDETIKLWNLTTGKEVRTLKGYFDRVRSVAISADGKILAGSSGSAATWDRNIKLWNVTTGEEIHTLKWHFNPVNSVAISPDGKSVFGASLSIKQWDITTGKEIRTLKGHSGSVRSIAISADGKTLVSGSFDKTVRIWRIAL from the coding sequence ATGTACCAAACTGATCCAAAGGAAACAGGTAAATTCAAAAAACCCTTATTGATAGGTACTGGTGTCTTATTATTGGCATTAATTGGTATTGAAATCTATAGTTATACTCGCTATGGAGTCTTGGCTAATCCAATATCTGTAATTAATGCCTATCTATCGGAAAAAACTCTCAGAGGAGATTTCGGTTACGTTAATTCGGTTGCTATTAGTGCTGATGGTAAGACTGTTGCTCGTGGTGTAGGGTTTATTATTGGTAGGAAAGATGATGAAACTATCACACTCTGGAATGTAGCTACGGGAAAGAAAATTTACACCCTCAAGGGACATTTTGATACCGTAAATTCTTTGGCTTTTAGTCCAGATAGCAAGACTCTTGCTAGTGCTAATGGTGACAAAACTATTAAACTCTGGAATTTAGAAACAGGATCGGAAATTCGTACCATCAAGGGACATTCTGATTCGGTTTCGTCTGTGGGTTTTAGTCCAGATGGCAAGACTCTTGCTAGTGCTAGTGATGACAAAACCATCAAACTGTGGAATGTAGAAACAGGAGAAGAAATTCGCACCCTCAAGGGACATTCGAGTAGTGTGAGTTCCGTGACTATTAGTCCAGATGGCAAGACCCTTGCTAGTGGTAGTTTTGACGAAACTATCAAACTCTGGAATCTAACCACAGGAAAAGAAGTCCGTACCCTCAAGGGGTATTTTGACCGTGTGCGTTCCGTAGCTATTAGTGCCGATGGTAAGATACTTGCTGGTAGTAGTGGTAGTGCTGCTACTTGGGACAGAAATATCAAACTATGGAACGTAACAACAGGAGAAGAAATCCATACTCTCAAATGGCATTTCAATCCGGTTAATTCCGTTGCCATCAGTCCCGATGGGAAAAGCGTTTTTGGTGCTTCTTTAAGTATCAAACAATGGGATATAACAACAGGAAAAGAAATCCGCACTCTCAAGGGACATTCTGGTTCGGTTCGTTCAATTGCTATTAGTGCCGATGGTAAAACCCTTGTTAGTGGTAGTTTTGATAAAACTGTTAGAATTTGGCGGATTGCACTCTAA